Proteins encoded by one window of Vigna radiata var. radiata cultivar VC1973A chromosome 5, Vradiata_ver6, whole genome shotgun sequence:
- the LOC106760784 gene encoding mediator of RNA polymerase II transcription subunit 15a-like, whose amino-acid sequence MDTSDWRGELQQKSRQRIVDKIMDTLKRHVSVSGPEELHELQQLAQRFEEKIFTAATSQSDYLRKLSSKLLIMENKSQGSMANAPNQDDVADGVEAW is encoded by the exons ATGGATACCAGTGATTGGAGAGGTGAGTTGCAGCAAAAATCACGCCAAAGAATTGTCGACAAAAT AATGGACACTTTAAAAAGACATGTTTCTGTTTCTGGGCCAGAGGAATTGCATGAACTTCAACAGCTTGCTCAACGGTTTGAAGAGAAGATTTTTACTGCTGCAACAAGTCAG TCTGATTATCTACGAAAATTATCTTCAAAGCTGCTTATCATGGAGAATAAATCTCAGGGCAGCATGGCCAATGCTCCAAATCAAG ATGATGTTGCAGATGGTGTTGAGGCATGGTAA